Proteins from a single region of Rhea pennata isolate bPtePen1 chromosome 6, bPtePen1.pri, whole genome shotgun sequence:
- the ERICH2 gene encoding glutamate-rich protein 2 encodes MAARGRPGCPLLRAPPPRARAAPPGPPAPGPREVFGMPEVIIPEDGLTLETSITISRNKEIDKMENYIFGRPKEEAVIEPIQAVPRWDVSSKIEKNKNLSSSLPQTAQGTTGENEKESRNIKKAPEKELCAQIQANGIKNHNNDELLTEISDDNNEISNEQSENEDGKFSAPLELLAEFLKAIMNGNYNLAKNLCQMILIYEPENAEAKQFFPLLEEKLLMETAQKLAEGDSKDEETIDGSSDDNKESTSCSNSGDEESEGSSDSDESAEN; translated from the exons AtggccgcgcggggccgccccggctgccCGCTCCTTCGGGCGCCGCCACCTCgggcccgcgcagcgccgccggggccgcctgcgccggggccccgcgAG gtttttggaATGCCAGAAGTGATCATTCCAGAAG ATGGACTTACCCTAGAGACCTCCATAACAATATCAag GAACAAAGAGAtagacaaaatggaaaattacaTATTTGGAAGGCCAAAAG aaGAAGCGGTAATTGAACCAATCCAAGCAGTACCACG ATGGGATGTTTCATctaaaattgagaaaaataagaatttgtcCAGCAGTCTTCCCCAGACTGCACAAGGAACTACAG gtgaaaatgaaaaagaatccAGGAACATTAAGAAAGCACCTGAGAAAGAACTTTGTGCTCAAATTCAGGCAAACGGTATCAAAAATCATAATAATGATGAGCTACTGACAGAAATATCAGATGACAATAATGAAATTAGCAATgaacaaagtgaaaatgaggATGGGAAATTTAGTGCACCACTAGAATTACTGGCAGAG ttccTGAAAGCAATTATGAATGGAAACTACAATCTTGCAAAAAACCTTTGTCAGATGA TTCTGATCTATGAACCAGAAAATGCTGAGGCTAAGCAGTTTTTTCCACTTCTTGAAGAAAAGTTGTTGATGG AAACGGCACAGAAACTTGCTGAAGGGGACAGCAAAGATGAAGAAACCATTGATGGAAGCAGTGATGACAACAAGGAGAGTACTAGTTGTTCAAATAGTGGTGATGAAGAAAGTGAAGGAAGTTCTGATTCTGATGAATCTGCGGAAAATTAG